A genomic region of Pelodiscus sinensis isolate JC-2024 chromosome 1, ASM4963464v1, whole genome shotgun sequence contains the following coding sequences:
- the LOC142826594 gene encoding endogenous retroviral envelope protein HEMO-like — translation MTPDRALLFLLITAISAVPEHPLRNAIQTIASAADATNCWICTLLGSPTGLGVEFVPLNLNDWWNKSNVFKWGPAWFDDSSSSDYKLLNDSGKGTWGWHGQWQPTLWGQPLEYITGTSREVYPICFENKNGTGPHLGWLGDQQCTHIVSFNKKLKVWDVYPSATHQKPLRCGGYNISHSGTPLSSNVTIIPLNFSQYLEGKAWYNQSLFIIPNTGQIYNPTLVTSNTLLPNQCARTELFAADQVLQDLLLALHCTAANDSYCATHHTPKKGPTGTGWYKGPYSPILKEEPGLFFICGQKAYKYLPLNWMGRCSMGHAAPGGLTVHPHIMAPGITNLGSFLHRSPRRFSTNPLIIRPTGFHQFVRALLPWLGVAELEKAIVNVSGQIEQALNHTADALGLLNEQIQSVARFALQNRIALDAVLAQQGGVCAVINQSCCFYVNKSGQIEQDVLAIKGAVKVLHAVTEDGKASWLDWLAQHLGFSLTPFLHSIVNTILTVLLVVIACCMLLCIVKRLVYTATSSVQVRYMALGSDPNQSLDPKLSDQTLPIGRF, via the coding sequence ATGACTCCGGATCGAGCTTTGCTGTTTCTCCTAATCACTGCGATCTCCGCTGTACCAGAGCACCCTCTCAGGAATGCTATCCAGACTATTGCCTCTGCAGCCGATGCTACAAACTGCTGGATATGTACCCTGCTAGGTTCCCCCACAGGACTGGGAGTTGAATTTGTCCCTTTAAACTTAAATGACTGGTGGAACAAGAGCAACGTTTTCAAGTGGGGACCAGCCTGGTTtgatgacagcagctccagcgaCTACAAACTTTTAAATGACTCTGGGAAGGGAACTTGGGGGTGGCATGGACAATGGCAACCTACACTATGGGGTCAACCTCTGGAGTATATAACAGGAACCTCTAGGGAAGTATACCCCATCTGCTTTGAGAACAAAAATGGTACAGGACCTCACCTCGGGTGGTTAGGGGATCAGCAGTGCACCCACATAGTAAGTTTTAATAAGAAATTAAAGGTCTGGGATGTCTATCCCAGTGCAACCCACCAAAAACCCTTAAGGTGCGGGGGATATAATATCTCCCACAGTGGCACACCACTATCTAGCAATGTCACCATTATTCCCCTAAACTTCAGCCAATACCTGGAGGGAAAAGCCTGGTACAATCAGTCATTATTCATAATTCCTAACACCGGTCAAATATACAACCCCACACTGGTAACCAGTAATACCCTACTCCCAAACCAGTGCGCTAGGACAGAGCTTTTTGCAGCGGACCAGGTCCTACAGGATTTGCTGCTTGCCTTACATTGCACAGCTGCTAATGATAGTTACTGTGCTACCCACCATACCCCAAAGAAAGGACCCACTGGAACAGGGTGGTATAAGGGACCCTACTCCCCCATTCTGAAGGAGGAGCcaggactctttttcatttgcggGCAGAAAGCCTACAAGTATCTGCCACTGAATTGGATGGGGCGCTGCTCAATGGGGCACGCTGCCCCTGGGGGACTCACTGTACACCCTCACATTATGGCTCCTGGTATTACTAATCTTGGGAGCTTCTTACACCGGTCACCACGAAGGTTTTCCACTAATCCCCTTATAATACGTCCCACAGGCTTCCACCAGTTCGTCCGTGCGCTCCTGCCCTGGCTTGGAGTAGCTGAGCTAGAGAAGGCAATAGTAAATGTATCTGGGCAAATAGAACAGGCACTCAACCACACTGCAGATGCTCTGGGCTTGCTTAACGAGCAAATTCAATCAGTAGCCCGTTTTGCCCTGCAGAACAGAATAGCCTTGGATGCAGTTTTGGCCCAACAGGGGGGAGTATGTGCGGTAATCAACCAATCTTGCTGCTTCTATGTAAATAAATCAGGACAAATTGAACAAGATGTACTCGCTATAAAGGGCGCTGTTAAGGTACTACATGCTGTAACTGAGGATGgaaaagcctcatggctagattggctagcccaacacctaggattTTCGTtaactccattccttcactctattgtaaatactatattaaccgttttacttgttgtaattgcttgctgcatgcttctatgtattgttaagCGTTtggtgtacactgctacctcctctgtaCAGGTCCGATATATGGcgttgggaagcgatcctaatcaatcccttgatccaaaattatctgatcagaccctgccgatagggcgattttag